The DNA segment GCCAGCAGGGCCAGGTGGGAATCGAAGATCGCGGCGGCGCGGGGACCGAGCGCTTCCGCGGCCCTGGCGCGGATCCCCTCCACCTGCCGGCGGACCCGGACGACCGCCTCCCGGAAGCGGCCCTGCTCCAGCGGGACCTCGGCCTCCGCCACGACCCGGCGGCTGACCTGGACCTCTCGCCGCCCGAGGAGAACCGCCTGCCCGATGGCGATGCCGGGAGAGACCCCGATCCCCGTCAGCAGCACCCCGCCCACGCTCACTCCCGCGTGCCGTCGAACCGGTGCAGGACTTCCGTCCACCGCCCCTGCGCCTCGAGGATCAGCCGGATCACCTCGCGCACGGCCCCCCGCCCGCCCGCGGCCGTGGTCACGTAGTGGGCGGCGGCCCGGACCTCCGGCACGGCGTCCGCAACGGCCACGGCGAGCCCGGCCCGGCGGAGGAGGGGCAGGTCCACCAGGTCATCGCCGATGAAGGCGGCGACGGTGTCCGTCAGGCCGTGCCGCCGGAGGAGCCCATCGTAGGTGGCCACCTTGTCCCGGGTGCCCTGGTGCACCTCGGCCAGTCCCAGCTCCGCCGCCCGGCGCGCGACGGCTCCCGAGGTCCGCCCCGAGATGAGGGCCATCCGGAGGCCGGCCCGCTGCCCGGCCGTGATGGCAAAGCCGTCCTGGACGTGGAAGGACTTCCACTCCTGGCCGTCCGGCCCGCACACGATGGTCCCGTCCGTGAGGACCCCGTCCACGTCCATGACCAGAAGACGGATGGGGCCCGCGCGGCGGCGGAGGCTCCGGGACATCCGGACCGACGCCGGGCGGCCTCCCGGCCGGCCGGAGGGCGCACCGCCCCGCCGGGACCCGGCGCCGCGGCTCGTCGCACGCCCCATGGCCTACACCACCCCCGCCTTCAAGAGATCGTGCAGGTGCAGGACGCCCTCCGGCTGCCTTCCCTCTCCTACCACGAGCAGCGAGGTGATGCTGTACTGTTCCATGACCTGCACGGCCCGGGCCGCCAGCTCGTCCGCGGCGATCGTCTTGGGGTTGCGGGTCATGCAGTCGGCCACCCGGCGCGTCAGGAGGTCGGGGAGCTTCTGCAGGGCTCGGCGCAGGTCCCCGTCCGTGATGATGCCGGTGAGAACCCCCGCCGCATCCACGACCCCCGTCACCCCCAGCCGCTTCCCGCTGATCTCCAGGATCGCCTCTCGCATCGTGGCGTCTTCCCGGACGAGCGGGAGCGCCTTGCCGGTGTGCATCAGGTCCCGGACCCGCAGGAGGAGCCGCCGCCCGATGCTCCCCCCGGGATGCAGGAGGGCGAAATCCTCCTCCTGGAAGCCCCGATGCTCCAGGAGGGCCACCGCGAGGGCGTCCCCCATGGCGAGCGCCGCCGTCGTGCTGGCCGTCGGGGCCGGGTTCAAGGCGCAGGCTTCTTCCTTGACGCTCACGTCCAGGGCCACGTCGCTCTCCCGGGCCAGCGTGGACTGCGGGTTCCCGACGAGGGAGATGAGGGGCACGCCGAAACGCTTGATGTGGGAGAGGATCGAGACCAGCTCCTCCGTCTCGCCGCTCTTGCTGATGGCGACCATGACGTCCCCCCGGACGATCATTCCCAGGTCCCCGTGGACCCCCTCGGCCGGGTGCAGGAAGAGGGCGGGCGTGCCGGTGCTCGAGAAGGTGGCCGCGATCTTCTGGGCGATGTAGCCCGACTTGCCCATCCCGGCCAGGACCACGCGCCCCCGGCAGGCATGGAGGAGCTCGACCGCCCGGGCGAAGCGGCCGTCCAGCCGCTCCGCCAGCGCCGCCACCGCTTCCCCCTCGATCCGGAGGACCCGGGCGGCCACGGCCTGGAGGCGCTCAGCGTCCATCCGTGCGTTCCTCCTCACGCCTTCCGCAGGACGTCGCGGAAGTACTCCACCGTCCGCGCGAGGCCGATCTCCAGGGAGACGCGCGGCTCCCAGCCCAGGTGCTGGCGGGCCAGGGTGATATCAGGCCGGCGCTGGACCGGATCGTCGCTCGGGAGGGGCTTGAAGGTGAGACCGGACCGGGAACCGGTCATGGCGATGATCCGCTCGGCCAGCTCGAGGATGGTGAACTCCCCAGGGTTCCCCAGGTTGATCGGCCCGGTAAACGTCCCGTCCCCGTGCTCCATCAGCCGGATGATCCCGTCCACCATGTCGTCCACGTAGCAGAACGAGCGAGTCTGCTTCCCGTCCCCGTACAC comes from the Candidatus Methylomirabilis sp. genome and includes:
- a CDS encoding phosphoenolpyruvate-utilizing N-terminal domain-containing protein translates to MGGVLLTGIGVSPGIAIGQAVLLGRREVQVSRRVVAEAEVPLEQGRFREAVVRVRRQVEGIRARAAEALGPRAAAIFDSHLALLADDQFPAEVQERIAAARVNAEAALEDVARRYADALARLEDEVLRGRRTDVDDVAERLLRTLLGAELPRL
- a CDS encoding HAD hydrolase family protein; this encodes MSRSLRRRAGPIRLLVMDVDGVLTDGTIVCGPDGQEWKSFHVQDGFAITAGQRAGLRMALISGRTSGAVARRAAELGLAEVHQGTRDKVATYDGLLRRHGLTDTVAAFIGDDLVDLPLLRRAGLAVAVADAVPEVRAAAHYVTTAAGGRGAVREVIRLILEAQGRWTEVLHRFDGTRE
- a CDS encoding KpsF/GutQ family sugar-phosphate isomerase gives rise to the protein MDAERLQAVAARVLRIEGEAVAALAERLDGRFARAVELLHACRGRVVLAGMGKSGYIAQKIAATFSSTGTPALFLHPAEGVHGDLGMIVRGDVMVAISKSGETEELVSILSHIKRFGVPLISLVGNPQSTLARESDVALDVSVKEEACALNPAPTASTTAALAMGDALAVALLEHRGFQEEDFALLHPGGSIGRRLLLRVRDLMHTGKALPLVREDATMREAILEISGKRLGVTGVVDAAGVLTGIITDGDLRRALQKLPDLLTRRVADCMTRNPKTIAADELAARAVQVMEQYSITSLLVVGEGRQPEGVLHLHDLLKAGVV